The Zygosaccharomyces rouxii strain CBS732 chromosome G complete sequence genome contains a region encoding:
- the PET111 gene encoding Pet111p (similar to uniprot|P08468 Saccharomyces cerevisiae YMR257C PET111 Specific translational activator for the COX2 mRNA located in the mitochondrial inner membrane), whose amino-acid sequence MLRRFSVIYSAARILRTLELQSSLFVPYSRGFSCLRPTDSQQSKDDIANWMKSSLNDPIPTHQVSSAVETQDSTSSKHLSHHPFVFIVSQEDYRRDWFYRFNSGDLRVVENVLTLANEKSTVFTLAQIETLLRRLKYLRRNFEAHEIFCAYQGYLRHLRKNDMDQEAYCNFLEIVLRVEDSLGNYEICEELFSEYIKFPNLNAKIITIGFRSFIENNNLQLAKEFYIQALNNPDTFPLSEKELILFLNDLDVHGDYKSVQAFFNLWLKKKSNDASGYLPSRELLCVVHGMYRKNRNEELLVDFLSHEAVQKAGYPSDIFFELNEFYYNLHCRDIWSQSKLESKINYFIVELRYWKEKREEFYLFLLNFFVLSKDFGNIKFVLSLIQKDHIIRLKPKFHLAIARYFVNEGMLQDLMGYYSDVLKRRGADSVHLRISIIAQLYRCALFAHPTLSKEIANEFTVLLNRDEYVRQFPRLREFLKRLSRIRPKGRKTVAQYTGVLELSPVDYERLEIFENRVNHGDLVGAKSFILENLRRGIQPSFNLHYCILQKILKLQLPTLAKTLDELFLSVYQRNPMKLKILWLRYGIMNEYNAFQTSSESISLAKYKVLSSKLLDFERHHQSVLDFVNYMQLTQICLQIREYELAVGLLQRGATLINEKDKRHWQIYYMTALKLSARVYDMEAFSKLLQEWNENSSASWIAHSSLRQIKSYIKLFAKRSNRIPNYDENTMQEIVDACESLVHKYANLKFEGLDAMHDLMNFLKGWLDIEMQSQQKLLSDRQAILLTKFSKEQSTIDNSIK is encoded by the coding sequence ATGTTACGAAGGTTTTCGGTAATATACTCGGCAGCACGAATATTACGAACACTAGAGCTACAGTCCAGTTTATTTGTTCCATATAGTAGAGGATTTTCATGTTTGAGGCCTACGGATAGTCAACAAAGTAAAGATGATATTGCCAATTGGATGAAAAGTAGCCTCAATGACCCAATCCCCACACATCAAGTCTCTTCTGCAGTGGAAACGCAAGATTCGACTTCAAGTAAGCATCTATCTCACCATCCTTTTGTTTTCATAGTCTCACAGGAAGATTACCGTCGTGATTGGTTTTACAGGTTTAATTCTGGTGATCTTCGTGTGGTGGAAAATGTTCTAACGTTGGCTAACGAAAAGAGTACCGTATTTACATTGGCACAGATTGAAACACTTTTGAGGAGACTAAAGTATCTGCGAAGAAATTTCGAGGCtcatgaaattttttgtGCTTACCAAGGTTATCTACGACATCTGCGAAAAAACGATATGGACCAGGAGGCCTACTGTAATTTTTTAGAGATTGTATTAAGAGTGGAAGATAGCCTGGGGAATTACGAAATATGTGAAGAGCTTTTCTCAGAATATATCAAATTTCCGAATTTAAACGCGAAGATCATTACTATTGGGTTTAGGTCATTTATAGAGAATAACAACTTACAGTTGGCTAAAGAATTTTACATTCAAGCACTCAACAATCCCGATACGTTCCCCCTATCAGAAAAGGAgttaatattatttttgaATGACTTAGATGTGCATGGAGATTACAAATCTGTTCaagcatttttcaatttgtggttaaaaaagaagagtaatGATGCATCAGGATATCTTCCGAGTCGTGAATTGCTATGCGTGGTTCATGGGATGTATAGGAAGAACCGCAACGAAGAACTTTTGGTAGATTTCCTATCGCATGAAGCCGTTCAGAAGGCAGGTTATCCCAGTGACATATTTTTTGAACTTAACGAATTTTATTATAATTTGCATTGTCGTGATATTTGGTCACAATCTAAACTTGAATCCAAGATAAATTATTTTATCGTCGAGTTACGTTATTGGAAGGAGAAAAGAGAGGAGTTTTATTTATTcttattgaattttttcgTATTgtcaaaagattttggaaACATAAAGTTTGTCCTATCGCTCATTCAAAAGGACCATATCATTAGATTGAAACCCAAATTCCATTTAGCCATTGCCAGATATTTCGTCAATGAAGGAATGCTTCAAGATCTAATGGGCTACTATTCGGACGtattaaaaagaagaggtGCAGACAGTGTCCATTTGAGAATAAGTATTATTGCTCAATTATACAGATGTGCTCTTTTTGCCCACCCAACATTATCCAAAGAGATTGCCAATGAATTCACAGTTTTATTAAACAGAGATGAATATGTTCGTCAGTTTCCTCGCTTGAGGGAGTTCTTGAAAAGGTTATCCAGGATACGACCCAAAGGTAGGAAGACGGTGGCTCAATATACTGGAGTGTTGGAACTTTCTCCAGTGGATTACGAAAGGctggaaatttttgaaaatcGTGTCAACCATGGTGATTTGGTAGGTGCCAAATCATTCAttttagaaaatttgagaagagGGATTCAGCCAAGCTTCAATTTACATTATTGCATCTtacaaaaaattttgaaactcCAGTTGCCCACTTTGGCCAAAACTTTGGATGAGTTGTTCCTGAGTGTGTACCAGAGAAATCcaatgaaattaaagatCTTGTGGTTGAGATATGGCATTATGAATGAATACAATGCGTTTCAGACAAGTTCGGAGTCGATTTCTTTGGCGAAGTATAAAGTTTTATCCTCCAAATTGTTAGATTTCGAAAGGCATCATCAATCCGTGTTGGACTTCGTCAACTACATGCAATTGACACAGATTTGTTTACAAATCAGGGAATACGAACTAGCCGTTGGATTACTACAGAGGGGTGCAACGTTgattaatgaaaaggataaaagACATTGGCAGATTTACTACATGACGGCTTTGAAATTATCAGCACGAGTCTATGACATGGAGGCCTTCTCAAAACTACTTCAAGAGTGGAATGAGAATTCTAGTGCCTCATGGATTGCACATAGTAGTCTGCGGCAAATCAAATCTTACataaaattgtttgccAAGAGGAGCAACCGTATTCCTAattatgatgaaaataccaTGCAAGAAATAGTTGATGCCTGTGAGAGCCTGGTGCACAAGTACgccaatttgaaatttgaagGGTTAGATGCTATGCAtgatttgatgaattttctaAAGGGCTGGCTAGATATAGAGATGCAGAGTCAGCAAAAACTGTTAAGTGATAGACAAGCTATTCTTTTGactaaattttccaaagaacAGAGTACGATAGACAATAGCATAAAATAA